The Streptomyces cyaneogriseus subsp. noncyanogenus region CGCCGACGGCCGCGTGCTCACCGCCAGGCATGTCGTCGTCGCCGCGGGCGCCCACTCGGTGAACCTGCTCGCGGGCTTGGAGGACGTCCATCGCAGGATCCCCCCGATGGTGAGCGGTTACGGCGTCTCCGCGCTGGTGCGCACCCACGACCGGTCGCTGCCCCGCTCCGTGCTCAGGACCCCGAACCGGGCACTCGCCTGCGGTCTGCACTGCGTTCCGCGCGGGGACGGTCTGCTCTACCTGGGCGCCACCAACATCATCTCCGATGCGCCGCGCGACCAGGCCGACCTGAGGGACCTGAAGTTCCTGGTCGACTGCTCGATCGACCAGCTCCACACGGATCTCGAACAGGCCGCGCTGGTGGCCACCCAGGTCGGCAACCGGCCGATTCCCGCCGACGGGTACCCCTTGTTCGGGGCCACCGGCGTGACCGGTCTGTGGATGGCCAGCGGCACCTACCGCGACGGGCTGCACCAGTCGCCGCTGCTCGCCCGGGAGATGGCGGACCTGATCGAGAAGGGCACGGGCCAGGTGCGGGAGCTGGCCGATTTCGCGCCGGTGCGCGCGCCGCTCGCTCCGGGGACGCGTGACCAGGTGGTGGCCAACGCCGTGGCGCACATGATCGCCACCGGGTACGAACGGAAGTGGAGCCTGACGGGCGAGTGGCCGGCCGTCATCGAGCAGGCCCTGACCGACAAGTACCGCGCCACGGCCGACGCGCTGGACGAGGACTTCACCCCGCCCGCGGAGTTCCTCGTCACCATGACCGAGCGGAAGTGGACGGCCCTGCGCCGCTACTACGCCGCGTGGCGCTGACCGAGAAGACGCCCGGCACCGGGTGCCTCCCGTCCGGAGGCACCTCGGCCGGACGGTCACCTCGCCGGTCCTGGAGTGCGCCCACGCCCTCAGGGGCTCAGCCAGCCCCGGCGGCGTGCGAGCACACCGGCCTGGAACCGGCTGCTGGCCCCCAGCTTCGCCATCAGGTCCGCCACGACTCTCCCCACCGTGCGGGGGGACACCGCCAGCCTCCGTGCGACCTGGGCGTCCGTGTAGCCCTCTTGCAGCAGTTGGAGAAGGGCCCGCTCCGTGTCCGTGAGTTCGCTCTTGCGCCGCTGGTCCTGGAGGGTGAGGGGCGTCGCCGAGAGCCAGACCTGTTCGAAGACGGCCGCGATCGGCGCCACGACCGAGGCCCCGGTCAGCACGATCGCCCCGTCCTCGTGCCGGCTCCGCCGTTCCTGGGAGAGGACGGCCTTCTCCAGGTCGACGATGACTCCCCACGGTGAGAGCACCGGCACGGTCCTGATCTCGACACCGTGGTCGAGCAGGCGCTGCAACCGCGCGCGCCGCCCTTTGTCGTTGCGGATGCTGTCGAGCTGGATCGACCGGATGCGGATACCGCGCCTGGAGATCGCGTCGTGCGTGGCCTTGCCGGCGATCCCGGTCTCCGGGATCGCCAGCTCTCCCGGAGTGAAGACCATCACCTGGTCCCTCGCCTCCCGTAAGAGGCGCGTCAACCGGTGCCGGATCCTGTCCGCTCCCCTGATCTGCTCGGTGTCCAGCAGCACGGGCCCGGCGCGCTCGGCGTACTCGGCGGCCAGCGTGCGGGCCGCCGCCTTGCACTCCTTCAGTCTCCGCTCGCGCTCCGCCAGCACCGCCTGCTCGCGTGCGATCAGGACCTCCAGGCCGATGTCCGGTTCGACCGGGCGCAGCGCGTCCGGATCGTCGAGGGAAGGGCGGAGGAGGGAGAGACCGGCCAGACGCTCGATCTCCTTCTGCACGCGCTTTTCCTGCCAGTCGAGCCGCTTCGCGAGTTGCTGGACATCCATCTCGGGGTGTTTGAGCATCATGTAGTAGAGCTCTTCTGTCGCAGGACCAATACCGAATGGTTCCAGCACAGGAATTCCTCCGCGGGAATGACTCCACTGTGACACCGACAGGACAGAGTTCCTTGATCGGAGCGGCGCTCCCACTCCCCCGATGATCGGGAGCGTAATAGACTCCCCGACCGTTGAGTCCTTTCCGTTATATCACCGCAGGGCGGTTCGAGTGCAGGGATCTGCAACGGATCATCCTGGTCCGGGACTTGTCGATCACCGAAAGTCGGACGACAACCCTGAGATCCCGACGCAATGGCTTGTTCTCACGCTGGACAGGCCGAATTACTATGCCGGACGAGAGGGAGTACCTGGGGAATGGTTCCGTCCGCGGCGACGCGAGCACCCCGCGCGCTCCGCCGCCGCGAGGGATCTTCCGCGCCGAGCGCCTCGCGGATGCCCTGGTCAGACACGGCCTCCGGTCGCCGCCTCGACCACCGCCGTCACGAAGACGGGCAGTGAGGCCGGGCGCAGATGGAGAAACAAATGGGGCTCGACCAGCTCCAGCTCCATCACGAGCGGCGTTCCGTCGTCGCCGTCCACGAGATCGACGCGCCCGTAGAGAAGATCGCTTCCGGCCGCCCCGGCGGCCAAGGCGCTCTCGGCGACGGCCAATTCCGCCGCGGTCGGTTCACAGACGCGCAACGCGGGGTGCGGGATCTTGTCATGGTCGTACGGAGTGCCGGGCACGAGGACGGCGCCCTTTCGGGTGGCGTGCAGAAAACGCCCGCCCGCGAAGTGCAGCGCCCGCTCCCCCTTCTCGTCGATGCTCCGCATGTAGGGCTGCACCATCGCGGTCATGCCCTCCGTGTGCATCCGGGCCAGTTGCCGCACCGCCATGTCGCGCTCTCCGGGCCGATAGCGGGCGGTGTACCGGGCTCCGGCGCCCACGGTCGGCTTGACGACGAACTCCCCCTTCTCCGGCAGGTCGACGGAGTCACCGGGAGCCAGGTAACGGGTCTCCACGACGGGGACCCCGGCCCGCGAGAGGTATCCGAGATAACGCTTGTCGACGTTCCACCGCACGACCTCGGCGGGGTTGGCCAGCGTGGTGACTGCCGCGCATGCGTCCGCCCACGCCAGGAACGCGCCGAGCGACTCGAAGTAGTCCCAGGCCGAACGGATCACGACGAGATCGAAGGCAGCCCAGTCCGCCCGCGGGTCGTCCCAGCACACGGCGACGGGATCGGTCCCTGCTTCCTCCAACGCCTCCAGGACCAGGGGGAGATCGCGGTCCCAGTCGGGGTCCTTCACGACCTCCCGGCAGGTGACGAGCGCGATACGGGGGAACGCCACGGTGGACTCCTCCTCTGTTCGTGGGCCGTGCGCCGATCGCGGGCCGACGGCCGCCATGACCGCCGTGAGGGCCGTGTCCGGCGGATCGCCAGGGGACCGCCGGACGCCCCGGAGGCGACGACAGCCGCTCCCGGGGCCGGCACGAAGTGCTGGAGACGTGTGTGCTCGGTGCCGCCTACTCAATCACCGGTGGCGGGCTCGCGCGACGGTGCGGGCCGGGAAGCGGCCACATCGGCCGGAAGCCGCGCGTTCGCCGGTGCGCGGGTCTCGGCGCCCGCGCCGACGGGCACCTCACCGCACGACCAGGGCACCACACGCGTGGGGCCCGCCGACGACGGGAGCCGGCCCACCGCCCCCCCCTTGCGGCGGTCGCCACGAATGCCGGAAGGATGAACGGGGAAAGATCGCTCACGGGCGATGACTTCGCTCGGGCACAGCGGTCTCCTTCACGAACACCCCTGCCGGACGCCACCGGTTCCGGCCCGGGGTGCGCCGTGGAGCACGCCCTGCGACAGGAGACCCTGATGACTGATCCGGAACCGAGAGCACACCGCGGCGGCAGGACCGGAGTCTGGCCCTCGATCCGCACGGAGCGAGCGGCTCTGGCGGCCGATCTCGCGCATCTGACGGACGAGCAGTGGGCGACGCCGTCGCTGTGCACCGGACTGACGGTGCGTGAGGTGTTGGCCCACATCACCGCGTCCGCGAGCCTCGACGCCGTGCGCTGGCTGGCCGGGGTGATCCGCTGCCGCTTCGACTTCGACAAACAAGTGGCCATGCGGCTGGCCGAACATCTGGGCACGACTCCGGCCGAGACCCTTGAGCGATTCCGCCGCATCGTCCCGAGCACGACCAAGCCTCCCCTGCCCGCCCTGGCCCTGCTGGGCGAGACGATCGTGCACGGCGAAGACATCCGGCGCCCGCTGGGCATCCGCCGCGACTACCCGATCGAGGTCGTCACCCAGGTGGCCGAGTACTACCGGAGCTCGGACCTCGTGGTCGTCGCCAAGGGACGCGTCCGCGGACTGAGACTCGTCGCGGACGACGGCCCTTTCACGACCGGTTCCGGGCCGCTCGTCTCCGGCTCCACCCTGGCCCTGACCATGGCCATGACCGGACGCACGACGTACTGCGACGACCTCGAAGGCGACGGTGTCGCACTCCTCCGCAGCCGCTGAACCCGGGTGAGTGCATCCCCGCGGGTTCAGCGCCCCGTTCAAAGTGAACGAGGTCCACTATGCCGCATCTGACCGCCCACCTTCCAGAGAAGAGGCTGACCGGCAACGAACCCCTGCTCGTCGCCGCACTGACCGACGCCGTCGTCGACGTCTACGGCGAATGGGACCGCGACCTCGTGAGCGTCCGCGCCTGGCCGGAGTCCCGGCAGGCCGTTTCGCGCGGGGCGGCAAGGCCGTGGACACCAACGCCTCGGTGACCCTGGGCGTCCGCTCCGGCGTCTTCGACCGCCCCGACGCCGCCCGGATCACCGCGCGCCTCGGCACCGCGCTCACCGACGCGATCACGCGCGTCCTGGGCGACGACCTCCGCGACGGCACCATGGTCGAACTCCTCGCGTCACCGCCAGAGCGCACCTTCGCCGGCGGCACCCTTGACCGCGTGACGCGTCCTATCCCCTGGGCCGGGAAGCGAGCGGGTTGCCGGCCTTGCGGACGGTGTCGGCGATCCAGGCCATGGCCTCGGGGACGTCGTAGTCGCCGGCGTGGGGCTGGTTCCAGGCGAGCTGGTAGTTCAGGTTCCTGACCTGCGGGTCCGCGGCCAGCGCCCGGTCGAGGTTGACCGAGACGGTGAACGCGGTGTCCCGGTCACGGGTGCCGTGGCGGACGTACCAGTTCGGCGCGGTGTCGGCGCTCGTGCCGATGAAGTCCATCGGGTTGATCAGGTGGACCTGGTCGTCGACGGTGGTGCTCTTCTTCGCGGTGTACTGCTTCCAGGTCAGCCCGGTGTCGTCGATGCCGCTGCCGTCGCCGGCGACGTCGTTGTGGTTCCAGCCGTACTCGGTGTAGTTCAGGTATGTCCGGGTCGGCGGGCCGAAGAGGTCGGTCTCGGTGCCGCTGGTGGTGTTGCCGTGGACGCCCACCGCGTCGAAGGCGGGGGTCGTCTTGAGCTTGGCCTGGGTGGCGACGAAGGCGAGGTACTTCGCCATGTCGACGGAGCGCACCGTGCCGGTGGCGGGGTCGGCGTCGATCCAGTCGTTGACGTACGACTTGGTGGTGGGTGCGGTTCCGGGGGCGCCGGAGGTGATCTCGAAGGTGCCGCCCAGCGGCGGGATGGTGTGGGCGGGATCGGCCCTCAGGTAGGTCTCGGCGGAGCGGACGACCTCCTTCTCGATGGTGTCGAGCATGGTGGCGGCGGTGAGCCGGGAGCCGTCGGGGTTGCGCAGCCCGAGGCTCTTCTCGTACGCCGTGAACCGCGCCGCGATCGCGGTGGCGTCCTCGGGCGAGGGGTTCGAGCCGGTGGCGTCGCGGGTGGCGAGGACGCTGTACAGCCACTCGTAGGCGCTGTCGGCGTTGCCGAGGTCGGTGATCGGGCAGTACGCGTTGACGGCGAAGACGTCGTCGCGCAGGGTGCTGCGGCCCTTGGCGTCGATGCCGGCGGCGCCGATCGCGGCGAGATAGGGGGTGTACTCGGCGCTGTTGCCGGAAGCGCCCAGGATCGACACCAGTGCGCCGCCGCCGCTGGTGCCGTTGACGACGATCCGTTCCGCACTGCCGGGCATCGCGGCGTCGTTGAGGCGCAGGTAGCGCACGGCGGCCTTGGCGTCGACCACCGCGGCGGGGGCCTTGCCGGGGGCCGAGCCGTCGGCGCCGGCCAGTCCGCGGCTGCGGTTGGCGACGTCGGCGAAGACGTAGCCCGCCTTCAGGGCGGCACCGACGGTGCTCGTCGAACTGCTGTAGGAGGTCCCGGCGGTGACGCTCGCCCGTATATAACTCGCTTTCCAGCCACTGTTGTTGACCGCGACATAGATCGGCGTCCGCTGGTCGCCGAAGGCGCTCTCGGGGACGAACACGTTCATGCTCTGGTAGCCGCAGGCGGTGTTGGGGATCGTGGTGGTGCCGCCACCGGGGCCGCCGGGCTGCCGGGCCGCCGCGGTGACCGGGTCGGCGACGTAACAGATCTCCTTGTACCAGCGCACGCTCATCGGCCGGCCGTCGACCGTGACGGTGATCGTCGTGTACGCGGCGGAGTCGAAGTCCAGCGCGGCGTCCTGGGGGTCCGCCGTGTGACCGCGGCCGGTGGCGGGAGCCGCCGCGACGGAGGCCGGCACCGCGACCGCCGCGAGCACGAGGGAACCCGCGAGCGCCACGCCTCTCAGCAGGCGGCCGCGGGCCGCGGGGCGTCCTGCCCCCGTACCGGCCGGGTGAGTCGACGCGTCACGTCCAGAAGACGCAGAGAGCCTCCGCATGGGTCTCCCCTCATCGAGCACCGAGTGCTTCGCCCAAGGCCCCGGGGTCGAGGCACGACGCACGCTACAAGATTGTTGACAATATAGACAGCAATTCGGCAGGCACTTCGCCGGGCACCCACCGCGCCCGGCGGGTCAGTGGGTCAGCATGAGACCCCCCGAACCTGGCTACAGATGACGGCAGGTGCACCTCAGCCCATGTCCGTGGCCCTGGGTCGACCTGGGGAACGCTGGTTCCAAGGAGAGCTGGTCCTACCGAGAGGCGAGCCGTGTTCTACCTTCTGCTCAAGTACGTGCTGCTGGGCCCGTTGCTGCGGCTGGCCTTCCGTCCTCGGATCGAGGGGCTGGACCACGTGCCGTCGTCGGGGGCGGCGATCGTCGCCGGGAACCATCTGTCCTTCTCGGACCACTTCCTCATGCCCGCCGTGCTCAAGCGGCGGATCACCTTCCTTGCGAAGGCCGAGTACTTCACGGGCCCCGGCCTCAAGGGCAGGCTGACCGCGGCGTTCTTCCGCAGCGCCGGGCAGATCCCGGTCGACCGTTCCGGCAAGGAGGCCGGGCAGGCCGCCATCCGGGAGGGACTCGGGGTGCTGGACAGGGGCGAACTGCTCGGCGTCTACCCGGAGGGGACGCGCTCGCACGACGGCCGGCTGTACAAGGGCAAGGTGGGCGTGGCGGTGATGGCCCTGAGGGCCGGGGTGCCGGTGGTGCCCTGCGCGATGATCGGCACGTTCGAGGCGCAGCCGCCGGGCAAGGTGGTGCCGCGCGTCCACCCCGTGACCATCCGCTTCGGTGAGCCGCTGGACTTCTCCCGGTACGCCGGGATGGAGCACGAGAAGGCCGTCCTGCGCGCGGTCACCGACGAGATCATGTCCGCGATCCTGTCGCTGTCGGGGCAGGAGTACGTCGACCGGTACGCGGCCGACGTCAAGGCCGAGGAGGCGGAGCGGGAGCGGGCGGCGAGGGCGCGCCGGCCGCGGCGGCCGCGCGGTTAGGCGCTGCGCTGCACCCTTCGGTCTGCTGTCGGCAGAGGAACGTGGCGGGCGCCCGGCCCCGCCCGTACGGTCCCCGTATGACACATGCTGTGGTGGTGGGGGCGACGGGGCAGATCGGACGGGTGGCGGTGGGCGTGCTGGCCCGGGACGGCTGGGAGGTGACGGCCCTGTCGCGCCGCGGCGGCCGGGACGAGAGCTGGCCGGACGGCGTGCGCGTGGTGCGCGCCGACCGGGAGGGCGACGCGGCCCTGGCCGCCGCGGTGGGCGACGGCTGCGACGTGGTGGTGGACATGGTGGCGTTCGGGCCGCGGCACGCGCGGCAGCTCACCTCGCTGGCGGGCCGGATCGGGTCGGCCGTGGTGATCTCCAGCGTGTCGGTCTACGAGGACGGCCAGGGGCGCAGCTTCGACACCCAGCACGAACCGGGGGGCTTTCCCGAGTATCCGGTGCCGCTGCCCGAGGGCCAGCGCACCGTCCGGCCGGGCGACACCTCGTACAGCACCCGCAAGGCGGCGCTGGAGCGGGAGCTGCTCGCCGCCGGTGACCAGGTGCCCACCACGCTGCTGCGCGCGGGCGCGGTCCACGGGCCGCACTGCCGGACGCCGCGCGAACTGTACTTCGTCAAGCGCAACCTCGACGGCCGGCGCCGCCGCGTCCTGGCCTTCGGCGGCCGGAGCCGGTTCCACCCGGTGAGCGTGCACACCGTGGCGGAGCTGATCCGGCTGGCCGCCGCGCGGCCGGGCAGCCGGGTCCTCAACGCCGTCGACCCCGACGCGCCGACCGTGGCGGAGATCGCCCGGGCGATCGACGCGGTGATGGGCCGCGACGTGGAGGACGTACTGGTGGACGGGCCACCGCCCGCCCCCGGGGTGGGCGACACGCCCTGGACGGTGCCGGTGCCCGTGGTCTGCGACATGGCCGCCGCCGAGCGGGAGCTGGGCTACCGCCCGGTGACCCGGTACGCCGAGACGCTGCCGGAGACCGTCGCCTGGATCGAGGAGCACCTGGCGGGCCGGGACTGGCGGGAGGCGTATCCGAAGATGGTCCAGGCGTACGGCGATCTGTTCGACTACGCGGCGGAGGACGCCTGGCTCGCCGCCCGGGGCGGGTGAGACGCGGCAGGGGGCGGGCCGGTGGAACCGGCCCGCCCCCCTTCCGGGGACCGCGCGTCGGCTACGGCTTCGGCGTGGCGTGCGGGGCGCAGGTCACGTCCCGGCTGTCCACCTCGCCGGTGAGCAGGTAGGTGTCCACCCGGTCGTTGACACACGGGTTGACCAGACCGGTGACGCCGTGGGACCCGGCGTCGCGCTCGGTGATCAGGCGGGAGCCCTTGAACCGCTGGTGCAGTTCGACGGCGCCCCCGTACGGGGTGGCGGCGTCGCGCTCGGACTGGACGATCAGCACCGGCGGCAGGCCCTTGCCGGTCTTCACGTCCACCGGGGTGTTCTGCTGGACGGGCCAGGTGGCGCACGGCAGGTTCATCCAGGCGTTGGACCAGGTCAGGAACGGGTGGTCCTGGTGCAGCCGGGTGTTGTCCCGGTCCCATGTCCGCCAGTCGGTGGGCCACTTGGCGTCGGCGCACTCGACGGCCGTGTAGACGGCGTTGCCGTTCTCGGAGGCGGCGTTGCCCGCCGTGTCGGACAGGTCGGGCGCGGCGGCGTCGACGAGGGCCTGGGTGTCGCCGCCGACGTACTTGCTGAAGACGGTGGCGACGGTGACCCAGGCGGAGTCGTAGTACGGGGCGCTCTGGAAGAAGCCGAGCAGCTCGGCCGGGCCGACGACCCCGCCGATGGGGTTCTCCTTCGCGGTGGCGCGCAGCTTCAGCCACTGGGCCTGGACCTCGGCGCGGGTGTCGCCGAGGTGGAAGGCGGCGTCGTTCTTCGCCACCCAGTCCTGCCAGTCCTGCCAGCGGGTCTCGAAGGCGACGTCCTGGTCCAGGTTGGCCTCGTACCAGATCTTCTCGCGGGAGGGGTTGACGACGCTGTCGACGACCATGCGGCGCACATGGCCGGGGAAGAGGGTGCCGTAGACGGCGCCGAGGTAGGTTCCGTAGGAGACGCCGAGGTAGTTGAGCTTCTTCTCGCCGAGCGCGGCGCGGATGACGTCGAGGTCGCGCGCGGTGTTCGGCGTGGTCATGTGCGGCAGCATGGCGCCGCTGCGCTCGTAGCAGCCCTCGGCGTACTCGCGGGCCAGCTTGCGCTGGGCCAGCTTGTCGGCCTCGGAGTCGGGCACCGGGTCCATCTTGGGCGCCTTGACGAACTCCTGGGGGTCGACGCAGGAGATGGGCGCCGACTTGCCGACGCCGCGCGGGTCGAAGCCGACGAAGTCGTAGGCCCGGGCCGCGTTCGCCCAGACGGCGTTCTTGCCGGTCACACGGGTGGGGAAGCGCAGGCCGGAGCCGCCGGGGCCGCCCGGGTTGTAGATGAGCGCGCCCTGCCGCTCGTCCTTGGTCCCGGTGTTGCCGATGCGGTCGACGGCGAGCCGGATCTGCTTGCCGTTCGGCTTGGCGTAGTCGAGCGGCACGGTGACCCAGCC contains the following coding sequences:
- a CDS encoding NAD-dependent epimerase/dehydratase family protein — encoded protein: MTHAVVVGATGQIGRVAVGVLARDGWEVTALSRRGGRDESWPDGVRVVRADREGDAALAAAVGDGCDVVVDMVAFGPRHARQLTSLAGRIGSAVVISSVSVYEDGQGRSFDTQHEPGGFPEYPVPLPEGQRTVRPGDTSYSTRKAALERELLAAGDQVPTTLLRAGAVHGPHCRTPRELYFVKRNLDGRRRRVLAFGGRSRFHPVSVHTVAELIRLAAARPGSRVLNAVDPDAPTVAEIARAIDAVMGRDVEDVLVDGPPPAPGVGDTPWTVPVPVVCDMAAAERELGYRPVTRYAETLPETVAWIEEHLAGRDWREAYPKMVQAYGDLFDYAAEDAWLAARGG
- a CDS encoding helix-turn-helix transcriptional regulator produces the protein MLEPFGIGPATEELYYMMLKHPEMDVQQLAKRLDWQEKRVQKEIERLAGLSLLRPSLDDPDALRPVEPDIGLEVLIAREQAVLAERERRLKECKAAARTLAAEYAERAGPVLLDTEQIRGADRIRHRLTRLLREARDQVMVFTPGELAIPETGIAGKATHDAISRRGIRIRSIQLDSIRNDKGRRARLQRLLDHGVEIRTVPVLSPWGVIVDLEKAVLSQERRSRHEDGAIVLTGASVVAPIAAVFEQVWLSATPLTLQDQRRKSELTDTERALLQLLQEGYTDAQVARRLAVSPRTVGRVVADLMAKLGASSRFQAGVLARRRGWLSP
- a CDS encoding maleylpyruvate isomerase family mycothiol-dependent enzyme; translated protein: MTDPEPRAHRGGRTGVWPSIRTERAALAADLAHLTDEQWATPSLCTGLTVREVLAHITASASLDAVRWLAGVIRCRFDFDKQVAMRLAEHLGTTPAETLERFRRIVPSTTKPPLPALALLGETIVHGEDIRRPLGIRRDYPIEVVTQVAEYYRSSDLVVVAKGRVRGLRLVADDGPFTTGSGPLVSGSTLALTMAMTGRTTYCDDLEGDGVALLRSR
- a CDS encoding NAD(P)/FAD-dependent oxidoreductase, with translation MLSSHDVIVVGNGALGSSIAFELARRGIDVARIGGQARRHAASTAAGAMLGCFGEVTEPLMSTEHGRSKLALDHQARGLWPGWLDELSACAGDDSGLLTADGTVVFLNSVGTAAIDSTNFAVIESALAQHDEPYESLDVADIDWMRPNELFRPLRALFMPREHAVDTRRLFEKLDAALVKARGTVVEEHVTSLLTDGDTVTGVVLADGRVLTARHVVVAAGAHSVNLLAGLEDVHRRIPPMVSGYGVSALVRTHDRSLPRSVLRTPNRALACGLHCVPRGDGLLYLGATNIISDAPRDQADLRDLKFLVDCSIDQLHTDLEQAALVATQVGNRPIPADGYPLFGATGVTGLWMASGTYRDGLHQSPLLAREMADLIEKGTGQVRELADFAPVRAPLAPGTRDQVVANAVAHMIATGYERKWSLTGEWPAVIEQALTDKYRATADALDEDFTPPAEFLVTMTERKWTALRRYYAAWR
- a CDS encoding lysophospholipid acyltransferase family protein is translated as MFYLLLKYVLLGPLLRLAFRPRIEGLDHVPSSGAAIVAGNHLSFSDHFLMPAVLKRRITFLAKAEYFTGPGLKGRLTAAFFRSAGQIPVDRSGKEAGQAAIREGLGVLDRGELLGVYPEGTRSHDGRLYKGKVGVAVMALRAGVPVVPCAMIGTFEAQPPGKVVPRVHPVTIRFGEPLDFSRYAGMEHEKAVLRAVTDEIMSAILSLSGQEYVDRYAADVKAEEAERERAARARRPRRPRG
- a CDS encoding alpha/beta hydrolase encodes the protein MRKTTLRRRAGALGAAGALVTTTLIAGAATAPTASAQPAAPTASTQPAAPAWHGQDREARGAAIAAARAAKAGIDWQDCPADWKLPKPIQCGWVTVPLDYAKPNGKQIRLAVDRIGNTGTKDERQGALIYNPGGPGGSGLRFPTRVTGKNAVWANAARAYDFVGFDPRGVGKSAPISCVDPQEFVKAPKMDPVPDSEADKLAQRKLAREYAEGCYERSGAMLPHMTTPNTARDLDVIRAALGEKKLNYLGVSYGTYLGAVYGTLFPGHVRRMVVDSVVNPSREKIWYEANLDQDVAFETRWQDWQDWVAKNDAAFHLGDTRAEVQAQWLKLRATAKENPIGGVVGPAELLGFFQSAPYYDSAWVTVATVFSKYVGGDTQALVDAAAPDLSDTAGNAASENGNAVYTAVECADAKWPTDWRTWDRDNTRLHQDHPFLTWSNAWMNLPCATWPVQQNTPVDVKTGKGLPPVLIVQSERDAATPYGGAVELHQRFKGSRLITERDAGSHGVTGLVNPCVNDRVDTYLLTGEVDSRDVTCAPHATPKP
- a CDS encoding subtype B tannase, giving the protein MALAGSLVLAAVAVPASVAAAPATGRGHTADPQDAALDFDSAAYTTITVTVDGRPMSVRWYKEICYVADPVTAAARQPGGPGGGTTTIPNTACGYQSMNVFVPESAFGDQRTPIYVAVNNSGWKASYIRASVTAGTSYSSSTSTVGAALKAGYVFADVANRSRGLAGADGSAPGKAPAAVVDAKAAVRYLRLNDAAMPGSAERIVVNGTSGGGALVSILGASGNSAEYTPYLAAIGAAGIDAKGRSTLRDDVFAVNAYCPITDLGNADSAYEWLYSVLATRDATGSNPSPEDATAIAARFTAYEKSLGLRNPDGSRLTAATMLDTIEKEVVRSAETYLRADPAHTIPPLGGTFEITSGAPGTAPTTKSYVNDWIDADPATGTVRSVDMAKYLAFVATQAKLKTTPAFDAVGVHGNTTSGTETDLFGPPTRTYLNYTEYGWNHNDVAGDGSGIDDTGLTWKQYTAKKSTTVDDQVHLINPMDFIGTSADTAPNWYVRHGTRDRDTAFTVSVNLDRALAADPQVRNLNYQLAWNQPHAGDYDVPEAMAWIADTVRKAGNPLASRPRG
- a CDS encoding ATP-grasp domain-containing protein — encoded protein: MAFPRIALVTCREVVKDPDWDRDLPLVLEALEEAGTDPVAVCWDDPRADWAAFDLVVIRSAWDYFESLGAFLAWADACAAVTTLANPAEVVRWNVDKRYLGYLSRAGVPVVETRYLAPGDSVDLPEKGEFVVKPTVGAGARYTARYRPGERDMAVRQLARMHTEGMTAMVQPYMRSIDEKGERALHFAGGRFLHATRKGAVLVPGTPYDHDKIPHPALRVCEPTAAELAVAESALAAGAAGSDLLYGRVDLVDGDDGTPLVMELELVEPHLFLHLRPASLPVFVTAVVEAATGGRV